ATCAGCAATTCCACTTCGACGCCGCACGAGCCGAGCAGGTCGCTCACCTCGCGCGCCTCCACCCGCGCGCCCGGGAGATCCTCGCTCCGCTCCGGGTCGCCCGGATCCCCCACGACGAGGGCGCGAAGGCGCGCCCCTGACTCCGGCTCCCGCCGCGGCGGCGGACTGAACGTCGTCCGCAGTTGTCGGGCCACCGGTCGCCGCAGGCCGACGCAACCCGATGCCGCCACCGCGTCGACTTCGAGGCAGAGCATTTCCCAGTGCCCCGGCGCCATGTTCCGATCGACCTCGAAGATGATCGGCCGATCCACGTCCGCCACCAGGTCTCGGAAGTCCCGGGGCAACACCAGCCGGGCCAGCGTATCGCCGAGTCCGGCGACCTCCTCGGCGGGAGGGCGGACCATCCGCTCGATCGCTTCGCTCACCAGCGCCGGGTCGATCCCGACGACGCGCTCGGCGACCGTCGTCGTGTTCGTGATCGCCGCCACCACGATCTTCCCGTCGGCGACGAACACGCTCAGCCGCGTCGGCACCGTCACCGGCGCCTGCGCGGCGTCGGCGTCCGTCGGCGCCTTCTCCGACTCCCTGGCGGCCTCCGCGAGGACCGCCGACACCTCCGCCGCCGAGGCGAGCCGCGTCAGCTCGCGCTCCCGCACCTCCCCCAGGAGCTGTTTCAGCGCCCTGCGCGCGCGGGCCGGCGCCGACGGCGCGCTCGCCTGGAGCGCGGCGCCATGGATCCAACGATCCACCAGCGGCTTCCCGATGCGTTTGCCGTCGCCCCGGATCACGCGGGGGCCCACGAGCAGGCGCACCGCTTGCGCGATCTCGGGATCCTGCGCCGCGGCCCGAAGCGCCACGAGGATCTGCTCGGACTTCTCGACGTCCTGCTCGGCGAAGACGACCCTGCGCACGGCCCCCTCCCCGACCGCTCCCGCGTTCACGGCATCGGCGAGCCCGAGGAGCATGCTGCGCACGGCGATCTTGGGAGCGAGGCATCCCTCGCCCGAGCCGATGAGCACGGTGCACAACGTGCCCCTGCGCGGAAGGCTCGACACGACGACCGACAATCGCCTCGCGAGGGTTCGCAGGGACCCCGCGCCGAACGTCCCCGCGTGCCCCATTCCCGCGATCGCCGCCACCCGTCTCGGATTCCCCGCGATCGGATAGAACTGGACGTCCCCCAGCGCGCCCACGAGCTCCCCACGCCGCGTGAGCGAGGTGAGGACGAGCTTCGCGGTCTCGCGGGTCCCGGAGACCATCCGGTCCACGGCGAGCTCCGCCCGTTGCGGCGGCACGCCGATGTAGTGGCCGACGGCATAGACGTCGGCATCGACGTTCGAGATGTCGTCGCACCGGACCTCGACGGCGATCCGCGGCACGCGCGCGCCCCGCGCGCGCCGCCGAGCCATCGGGAGCGCCTCGCCGCCGAAGAGGGTCCGCAGTACCTCCGACTCCAGCCGCGCCTGCTCCACGAGCGGGTCCCCGGCCCGCCGCCCGCGGGTCCTCCGGCTCGCGGCCGTCTTCACCGCGTTCAGCCGATCGGCGACCTCCGCGGGAATCTCGCCCGCGCGCGCCGCCTCGATCCAGATCTCCTCTTCCTTCCCGCGAACCGTGGGCGGGGCGACCGCGTCGAGCCGGCCGGTCGTCCCCTCGAGGAGCAGGTCGTCGATCGCGTCGAGCACCGCGTCGTTCTTGCAGAGGTTCATGTGCGCGTCGCGCACGAAGAACATCGGAACGCCGGGGAGCCGACCGAGCTCATGCGGCACGGTGCCGTCACCGTTCCGGGTCTGGAGCAGCTCGAACTTCCCCGGGCTCGGGACGCGGATCCGGAAGTTGGTCTTCTCGCCGTATCCGGCGACGTAGGTCATCCGCTCGGGGGAGCGCACCTCGCGCAGTCGTCCGTGAAACGCCGCGGCGTGATCGAGGTGCGCCGGCCGCACCGGAGCGGATCCCCAGGCCGCGGCGGTGTAGAGCTTCGCGTGGTCGTCGTCGATGTCCACGTAGGGAGCCGGCAATAGCTGGTACGTGCCGAGGAACGAGTTGAAGACGCGCAGCTCCTGCTTCTTGGAGTGCGGCAGGTCGAGCGCGGAGATCAGCTTCACCATCCCGTGATCGCCCGACAGCGCCAGCGGCGCGTTGTACGAGCCGCGATTGGGGGTGCCGAGCATCACGAGCCGCCCCCCTTTCTTGCGACCATCCGGATCGTCCATCGACCGCCACAGGTCGGGCTGGCGGACCATCAGACTGCGGGTGACGAGCCCTCCCATGGAGTGGGCGACGACGTGGACCGGTTCCCCCTTCCCCCAGTTCCGGATCTCGGCGGCGAGCGCGTCGGCGGCCGCGTCGACGTCCCAGCGCCAGTCGTAGCAGAACGGCTTGACGTCCCAGTTCTCGTCGAGCTGGAGCAGCATCGGCAGGTAGACCATCTCGAGCTGCCCGTCGGTGCGGACCTGGATCTTCTTCGGGACAGGATGCCCGTCGGCGTCGAGCTCGAGCTCCTTCATCCGGCCCCAGAGCAGGCGCCACAGGTTCAGCCAGATCCGATCCTTGTCGTCGGAGGCGTCGACCGTGGCGAGATGACAACCCATCGTCCCGTGAAGGACGACGACCTTGCCGCGCTTGACGGCGCGCGCGCGACGCAGGGAGAGCTGGTCCAGTCGACGCATTCCCGCGTCGCCGAACGCGGCGTGCAGCGCCG
This region of Candidatus Polarisedimenticolaceae bacterium genomic DNA includes:
- a CDS encoding CHAT domain-containing protein, which encodes MANRETQPPPFPPALRALRRAVASGTLAQAREVLGGLSDQDRAALHAAFGDAGMRRLDQLSLRRARAVKRGKVVVLHGTMGCHLATVDASDDKDRIWLNLWRLLWGRMKELELDADGHPVPKKIQVRTDGQLEMVYLPMLLQLDENWDVKPFCYDWRWDVDAAADALAAEIRNWGKGEPVHVVAHSMGGLVTRSLMVRQPDLWRSMDDPDGRKKGGRLVMLGTPNRGSYNAPLALSGDHGMVKLISALDLPHSKKQELRVFNSFLGTYQLLPAPYVDIDDDHAKLYTAAAWGSAPVRPAHLDHAAAFHGRLREVRSPERMTYVAGYGEKTNFRIRVPSPGKFELLQTRNGDGTVPHELGRLPGVPMFFVRDAHMNLCKNDAVLDAIDDLLLEGTTGRLDAVAPPTVRGKEEEIWIEAARAGEIPAEVADRLNAVKTAASRRTRGRRAGDPLVEQARLESEVLRTLFGGEALPMARRRARGARVPRIAVEVRCDDISNVDADVYAVGHYIGVPPQRAELAVDRMVSGTRETAKLVLTSLTRRGELVGALGDVQFYPIAGNPRRVAAIAGMGHAGTFGAGSLRTLARRLSVVVSSLPRRGTLCTVLIGSGEGCLAPKIAVRSMLLGLADAVNAGAVGEGAVRRVVFAEQDVEKSEQILVALRAAAQDPEIAQAVRLLVGPRVIRGDGKRIGKPLVDRWIHGAALQASAPSAPARARRALKQLLGEVRERELTRLASAAEVSAVLAEAARESEKAPTDADAAQAPVTVPTRLSVFVADGKIVVAAITNTTTVAERVVGIDPALVSEAIERMVRPPAEEVAGLGDTLARLVLPRDFRDLVADVDRPIIFEVDRNMAPGHWEMLCLEVDAVAASGCVGLRRPVARQLRTTFSPPPRREPESGARLRALVVGDPGDPERSEDLPGARVEAREVSDLLGSCGVEVELLIGAPSNGGGPIAGIPPARRLDVLRKLMTGGFDILHYCGHGDFDARNPSRVGWVFKGGLLAAGELERVDRAPRLVVANACLSGRTSSVASGGRQIRTRSEEAALLPSLADAFFARGVRDYVGTAWEVDDQGAILFAGAFYRALLRDGASVGDAVLAGRRALAIQPRYGSLWAAYQHYGDPTLVMR